The region TCTGGCGACGCTCCTGCGGCCCACGGCCGGGTCGGCCAGCGTCGCCGGCTGCGACGTGCTGGAGAACCCCGCCGGCGTCCGGCGCGAGATAGGCATCGTGTTCCAGGAAAGCTCCCTGGACACCAAGCTCACCGCCCGGGAGAACCTGGACTTCCACGCCCGCATCTACGGCGTGGCAGACCGGAAGGCGCGCGTGACCGAGATGCTCGCCTTCATGGAACTTTCCGACTGGGGTGACAAACTGGTGGAGCGGCTTTCCGGCGGTATGCGGCGGCGGCTCGAGGTGTCCCGGGCCCTGCTGCACCGGCCCCGGGTCCTCTTCCTGGACGAGCCCACCCTCGGTCTCGACGTGCAGAACCGGCGGAAAATCTGGGACTACCTTCTCGAGGGCGCCCGCGTGGACTCGACCACCGTTTTTCTGACCACCCACGACCTCCACGAGGCGGAGCGGTGCCACCGTGTCGGGGTCATTGACCGGGGCAGGCTGGTCGCGTGCGGCACCCCCGCGGAGTTGAAGTCCTCCCTGGGGGGGAGCGTGGT is a window of bacterium DNA encoding:
- a CDS encoding ATP-binding cassette domain-containing protein; this encodes MTGIAVIEVSGLVKRYDDLVAVDGVSFSVGAGEVFGFLGPNGAGKTTTLSILATLLRPTAGSASVAGCDVLENPAGVRREIGIVFQESSLDTKLTARENLDFHARIYGVADRKARVTEMLAFMELSDWGDKLVERLSGGMRRRLEVSRALLHRPRVLFLDEPTLGLDVQNRRKIWDYLLEGARVDSTTVFLTTHDLHEAERCHRVGVIDRGRLVACGTPAELKSSLGGSVVRLRCADPEGAAQAIMSTTGLEAKLEEGSIVVVVDSPAEFLPEVMRLLGAAVEAIQVEEPTLEDVFLALTGHTLRDDEGRSLGAWRTAHAATARRDGR